CCAAAAAAATGGCCATGACCACGGTCAGGACGAGCACGGCGATGGTCGTGGCGGTGATCTCCTTGCGACCGGGCCAGACGACCTTCTTCAGCTCGCCCTTGCTCTGCTCGAAAAACTCGCCGAGTTCCCTGGCCTTATCGCCCAGGG
Above is a genomic segment from Alkalidesulfovibrio alkalitolerans DSM 16529 containing:
- the secE gene encoding preprotein translocase subunit SecE codes for the protein MAKDKAQKVRTETAEKASLGDKARELGEFFEQSKGELKKVVWPGRKEITATTIAVLVLTVVMAIFLGLVDLGLSKIVQAILA